One Actinomycetospora corticicola genomic window, GCTGTTCGGGCCCGCTCGTCCGCAGGCGCTTCACGGCGGCGGCCGGGAGCCTCGCCCCCGGCGGTGGCCGTGGGTCGTCGCGATCGTGGCGGCCTTCCTGGTGGGACTCGCGATCCCGACCGGATCGGACGGCTTCTTCCTGGGCATCCCCGCGTCACCCTTGATCGAGGAGCACGCCGGCGACCCGTGGTCGGCCACCGTGCCCTGCCGCATCACCGCCGCGATCGGTGCCGTGGTCGTCGAGGAGCCCGGGCAGGAGGCGAGCTGTACCGCGCTCTCAGGCGTTACTCCAGCCCGAGGGCCCGCCGGAGCTCGTCCGCGGTGATCGAGCCCGGACGGAGCCCTTCGCGGGCGGCCCGCCGTGCAAGCGCGGTGAGACCCGCGTTGACCGGCGCGGGCCGTCCGATCCGGCGGGCGGTCAGCGCGATCTCGCCGTTGAGGTAGTCGCTCTCGATGCTGCCGGTACCGCGCATCAGCGACTGCCAGCTCGACCCGCCCAGCTGCGCCGGCTCCCCAGGCACGGGGAGGAACTCGAGGCCCTCAGGCTCCCACCCGGCACGGGCCTCCTCCTTCCCGACGACGGGGAGGTCGGCGGCCCCGAGGACCTCCTCGGCCTCGGCGCGGGCCGCCGTCGTGATGTCCTCGGCGCCGGTCGTGTCACCGAGCAGGGCCTCCAGGGCGTTGCCGGTGTTGGCGATCAGCTTGCGGTACTTCCAGCCCATCACCGCATCGGTGGGCCGGACGAGGCACCCGGCGGGCTCCCAGTCCGTCGCGATCGACGCGAGCAGCGAGGAATCGGCGGCGGGGTCGGGGGAGTGGCCGTAGCGACCCAGGTGGAAGACCCCGCGCAGCGGCGCGCCCCGGACGATGACCTCCCCGGGCTCGAGCAGCACCGTCGGGCACCAGACGCACACCGCGAACACCCGCTCCGCCCGTCGCAGGGCGATCTCCTCCCCGGCGACGCCGTTGAGGGCGACGAGCACGGGCAGGACGTCGGCGGCCCGGCCGACCTCGATGCCGTCCCGGTCGTGGACCGGCGCGTCGCCCCAGGTGTCGAGGACGTCGGCGGCCTGCGGGGTCTTCGCCGTCAGGACGAGGACGTCGTCGACGGTCAGGTGCGCCTCGTCCGGTGCGGTGGCGACCGGGACGGCGACGGTCTCGGTGAGGTCGGGGCAGCGCAGCGTGACGCCCCGATCGGCCATGACCCGCGCGTGCTCCCCGCGGGCGACGAGCAGGACCTCCCGCCCCTGCCGGGCGAGCAGCCCGCCGAGCGCGCTCCCGATCGCGCCGGCGCCGAGGAAGACGTACCGCGAGGGGTGATCCACCGTCCCCTTCCTACGCCCCTGCGGAGCCCGACGGCAGGCGGGGCCGGGGACGCCCCTGGAGCCGCCGGACGGCCTCGTCGTCGGGAGAGTCCCCGGCGGGTGCCGTCCCGGGGCGCAGCCCCGCGAGGGCGAGGGCGAGCGCTCGGCGCCAGCTCCCGTCGTCGGGAGACCCGGCAGCCTGGACGCCCGAGACCATGAGGTCGACGAGCACCAGGTCGCCCGGGCCGATCGCGGGATCGATCGTCCCCGCGGCGTGGGCACGGCCGAGGAGGACCTCGATCGACGGCGTGATGCGGGCCTGCGCCCGGGCGGCGAGCTCCATGCCGAGCGGGCCCGAGCGCAGGACCTGGGACAGCCCGCCCTCGCCGGCCTGCTGCTCGGCGACCGCCGTGAGGAAGCGTTCGACGCCGTCGCCGTGCCGGTCGTCGGCGACCGCCGCCTCGGCGAGGGCGGCGACCGCTTCGACGTGCCGGTCGAAGAGCGCCCGGACCAGGGCGTCCCGGTCGGGGAAGCGGCGGTACAGCGTGCCGATCCCGACCCCGGCGGCCGTGGCGACATCCTCGAGGGGCACGCCGTGGCCGCGTTCGACGACGAGCCGGGCGGCGGCGTCGAGGAGTCGCTGCCGGTTGCGCTCCGCGTCCCGGCGCAGCGGCATCCCGTCGGTCACGGCCGGACCGTAGCGCTCACCGTAGGCCGCGGAACGTGGCCCGGACGTCCTCGACGAGCGCGGCGGGCTGTTCCATCGCGGCGAAGTGTCCGCCCCGGTCGTGCCGGCGGTGGTGGACGACCTTCTCGTACCGCGCGGCGATCCAGCGCTCCGAGGCGCGGACCGGCTCCTTCGGGAACACGCTGACGCCGAGCGGGGTGGGGTTCGGCCCGGCCGCGGCGGGCGCCTCGCGGGCCGCCTCCCAGTACAGCCGCGCCGAGGACGCTCCGGCGTTGGGCAGCCAGTAGAGCATCACGTCGTCCAGGATCGCGTCGGCGCCGAGGACGGCGGCGGGGTCGCCGTCGGTGTCGGAGACGTCGACGAACAGCGCGTAGATCCAGGCGGCGAGGCCGACGGGGTTGTCGGCGAGCAGGTAGCCGACCGTCTGCGGCCGGGTCGCCTGGGCGGCGGCGTAGGCCGACAGCTCGGCGCTGTACCGCGCGGCGGACGCGACCATCTCCTGCTCCTCGGGGGTCGCCGAGGCGACCTCGTCCGTCGTCGGGATGGCCGGGACGAGGTTGAGGTGCATCCCGACGAGGCCGGGCGGGGCGTCGCGCCCCATCCGGTCGACGACGGCCGCGCCCCAGTCGCCGCCCTGAGCGCCGAAGCGGTCGCCGTAGCCGAGCCGGGCCATGAGCTCGGCCCAGGCGGCCGCGATGCGTCCGACGCCCCAGCCCGTCGTCGTGGGCCGGTCGGAGAAGCCGAAGCCGGGCATGGAGGGCACGACGACGTGGAAGGCGTCCTCGGCGGACCCGCCGTGGGCGACCGGGTCGGTCAGCGGCCCGATGACGTCGCGGAACTCGAGCACCGAACCGGGCCAGCCGTGGCAGAGCAGCAGGGGGAGGGCGTCGGGTTCGGGGGAGCGGGTGTGGAGGAAGTGGACGCCGACACCGTCCAGTTCGGTGCGGAACTGGCCGAACCCGTCGAGGACCGCCTCGGCGCGCCGCCAGTCGTAGCGCGTGCGCCGGTGCTCGACCAGCTCCTGCATCGCCCCGAGCCGCGGGCCCTGACCGGCGTCGTCGACCGTCTCCGCCTCCGGCCAGCGGACGTGGGCGAGCCGGTGCGCAGGTCGTCGAGCACGGCGTCGGGGACGTCGGGTCGGAACGGGGTGATCGTCACGGCTCGAGAGTACCCCGATGTGGAGGAAAACCTCCCCTTATTGTCGGGCTTGACTTTCCTGGCCGGCAAGTCGACTGTGTTTCCATCCAGGAAAGGGAGGTGGTTATGGAGCGCATCACGACCGACCAGGCGCAGGCCGCGCTCGACCGGGCGACCGCGGCCCGTGGTCGGGTCGCCGCCGAGGTCGGGCTGCCGCGGGGCTACTGGTGGGGCCTGGCCGCAGGCTGGGTGGTGCTGGGTGCACTCGGCGACGTCGGGCCGTCGTGGCTGGCCACGACCGCCACGGTCGCGTTCGGGGTGGGCCACTCGGTCGTCGCGACCCGTCTGCTCGACGGGCGGCGCCGCACCGCGAAGCTGCAGGTCAGTGCCGCCGTCGCCGGCCATCGGACCGCACCGATCGTCGTGGGCATGCTGCTGGTGCTGGTCGCCCTCACCGTCGGGATCGCGCTCGCGCTCCACGCCGACGGCGCCCGGCACGTCGGGACCTGGTCCGGGCTGTTCGTGGGCGCCATCGTCGGGTTCGGTGGCCCGGAGATCCTGCGGGTGCTTCGGGCGCGGCTCGGGCGATGACGGTCGCGCGGTTCGACGACCTGATCCACCCCGCGACCCGGCTCTCCCTCGTCGCCACGCTCGCCGCGGTCGACTGGGCCGAGTTCGCCTATCTGAAGGAGGGCCTCGGGCTCTCCGACTCGGCGCTGTCCAAGCAGCTCACCACGCTGGAGGACGCCGGCTACGTGATCACCGAGCGTCGTCTCGACGGCAGCCGGCACAAACTACGGGCCCGTCTGTCGGACGCCGGGCGCGACGCGTTCGAGGGCCACGTCGCCGCGTTGCAGGAAATCGTCGACGGTGCCGGGTCGTCGTTGCAGGTCGCGCAGTCCCGACGCGACGACACCTCGATCTGATCCGAGGGCTCCTGTCGATTCCGCTCGAGGCCGCGCGTCGTCATGGTGGACCCGGATCCGCGGGTCACCACCGAGCAGAGGACGGACGACATGGCCCAGTACCTGGTGCTGATCTACAACGACGAGGCCGCGCTGGACGCCGCGCGGGAGGAGGACCCCAGGGCCGTCACGGCCGAGCACGGCCGGTTCGCGGCGCAGCACGGTGCGGCGCTGCGTGGTGGGAACGCGCTCGAGCCGTCGTCGACCGCGACGTCCATCCGTCCGGACGGCGCCGGTGGCTTCACCGTCACCGACGCGCCGTTCGCCGAGGCCAAGGAGGGCCTGGGTGGCTACTACGTCATCGAGGCGGCCGACCTCGACGAGGCGGTCGACATCGCGAAGCAGGTGCCGACCCTCGGCGGCGGCGTCGAGGTCCGGCCCGTCATGGTCCTCGACTGAGTCGATGACCGCCGGAGCCGCGGTGGCCGCGGTGGTCGCGGACGCGCATCGTCGGGAATGGGCCTTCGTCCTCGCCGCGACGGTGCGCGTCACCCGCGACCTCGACCTCGCCGAGGAGTGCGTGCAGGACGCCTACGCCCGGGCCCTGCGCGTCTGGGGCGACGACGGCGTCCCACGGAACCCGGGCGCCTGGCTCACCACGACCGCACGACGACGGGCACTCGACCTCCTCCGCCGCGAGGGCACGGCCCGCCGGGCCCTGCCGCTGCTGGTCGAGGAGGAGGCCGTTCCCGACGACGAGGAGGACGAGGTCGGCGACGACCGGCTCCGGCTCGTGTTCACCGCCTGCCACCCGGCGCTCGCGCGGGAGGCGCAGGTGGCGCTGACGCTGCGGCTGCTGTGCGGGTGCTCGACGGCGGAGGTGGCCCGGGCGTTCCTGGTCGCCGAGCCGACCATGGCCGCCCGGATCACCCGCGCCAAGAAGAAGATCGCGGCGGCCCGGATTCCGTACCGGGTGCCGCCGCTCGCCGAGCTGGGGGAGCGGGTCGAGGCGGTGTGCGAGGTGGTGCACCTGTTGTTCACCACCGGCCACGCCGCCCCGGCGGGCGCCGACCTGATCCGCCGCGACCTCGTCGAACGCGCGCTGGACCTGGCCCGGATGCTGCACGCCCTGCTCCCGCGGCGCCCGGAGGTCACCGGCCTCCTGGCCCTGATCCTGCTCACCGACGCCCGCCGCGAGGCACGCCTTCACGACGACGGGTCGCTGGTCCTGCTCGCCGACCAGGACCGCCGTCGGTGGGACCGGGCCGCGATCACCGAGGGGATCGCCCTGGTGCGCGAGGCGCTGGGGCACCGGCCGCCGGGGCGCTACGCCCTGATGGCCGCGATCGCCGCCGTGCACGACGAGGCACCGACCGCCGATGCGACGGACTGGCGCGAGATCGTCGGTCTGTACGACCTGCTGGTCGCCCTGTGGCCGTCGCCGGTCGTGGCCTTGAACCGCGCGGTCGCGATCGGGTTCGCCGACGGGCCGGCGGCGGGGCTGGACGCCCTCGAACCGCTCGCGGCCGAGCCGCAGCTGGCCGGCTATCCCTACCTCGCCGTCGCGCGGGCGGAGTTCCTGCACCGGCTGGGGCGTACCGACGATGCGCGCCTCGCCTACGAGGAGGCCCTGCTGCTCACCGAGAACGCGGTCGAGCGCGATCGCCTCGCTCGTCGGCTGGCGCAGCTCGGTCGCTGAGCCGCACAGCTCACCGCACCAGGCCGAGGCCGCCGTAGGCGCCGATGGACTCGGGCTGCTCGCCCGTGAGGTCCGGTCGCCACCGGGCGACATCGACGAGACCCGGCTCCACCAGCTCCAGGTCCGCGAACCAGCTCGTCAGCTCCGCGCGCGACCGCAGGACGGTGGGATGGGTGCTCTGCGCGTACACCCGCTGGCCGGCCCGGACTCGCTCGGCGAGCTCGGGATCGTCGACGTCGTCGCTGCCGTGCGAGAGGACCATGGCACTGCCCGGCTGCAGATGGCGGCGGTAGGCCGCGACGACGGACGCCGGGTCGTCGGCGTCGGGGAGGAAGTGCAGGACCGCCAGCATGAGGACCGCCACGGGGCGGTCGAAGTCCAGCAGGTCGCGCACGGTCGGGGCGGAGAGCACTCCGGCGACGTCGCGGAGGTCTGCGTGGGTGACGCTGACCCGGTGCTCCGCACCGAGCAGGTCACGAGCATGTGCGACCGCCACGGGCTCGTGGTCCACGTACGCCACGCGGGCGTGCGGGGCGTCCCGGAGGACGATCTCGTGGACGTTGCCGACGGTGGGGACCCCGGAGCCGAGGTCGAGGAACTGGTCGATGCCGGCGGCGACGCAGTGCCGCACCGTCCGTCGCAGGAAGGCACGGAACGCCCACACCGCGGCGACCATGCCCGGACTGGATCGGATCGCCTCGTCGGCCAGCGCCCGATCGACCGCGAAGTTCTGCCGTCCTCCGAGGAGGTAGTCATACATCCGAGCGGCATTCGCCTGCTCGGGATCCGGACCTGCCTGCTCCATCGGCCCCCTACCCTCGCCCCATGGTCAGCGACGCTAGCCGCCCGTTCCGTTTCGGGGTCGTGATGATCGGCGACGTGACCGCGTCGTGGGCCGATCGTTGCCGGCGGGCCGAGACCCTCGGCTTCGACACGGTGCTCGTGGCGGACCACCTCGGGAGGCCCGGCCCGTTCGCCGCGCTCGGAGCCGCCGCCGTCGCGACCGAGCGGGCACGGGTCGGCACCTTCGTGCTCAACGCCGCGTTCCACGACCCCCTGCTGCTCGCCCGCGAGGTCGCGACCCTCGACGCCCTGTCCGGGGGCCGCGTCGAGCTCGGTCTCGGCGCGGGGTACGTGCGGTCGGAGTTCGACGCCCTCGGCCTGCGCTACGGGACGGCCGGCGAGCGGCTCGACGGGCTGGAGGAGTTCCTCGACCGGCTCGCGCCGCTCCTGGCGGATTCGACGGC contains:
- a CDS encoding transcriptional regulator, with the protein product MTVARFDDLIHPATRLSLVATLAAVDWAEFAYLKEGLGLSDSALSKQLTTLEDAGYVITERRLDGSRHKLRARLSDAGRDAFEGHVAALQEIVDGAGSSLQVAQSRRDDTSI
- a CDS encoding 2-dehydropantoate 2-reductase N-terminal domain-containing protein, which produces MDHPSRYVFLGAGAIGSALGGLLARQGREVLLVARGEHARVMADRGVTLRCPDLTETVAVPVATAPDEAHLTVDDVLVLTAKTPQAADVLDTWGDAPVHDRDGIEVGRAADVLPVLVALNGVAGEEIALRRAERVFAVCVWCPTVLLEPGEVIVRGAPLRGVFHLGRYGHSPDPAADSSLLASIATDWEPAGCLVRPTDAVMGWKYRKLIANTGNALEALLGDTTGAEDITTAARAEAEEVLGAADLPVVGKEEARAGWEPEGLEFLPVPGEPAQLGGSSWQSLMRGTGSIESDYLNGEIALTARRIGRPAPVNAGLTALARRAAREGLRPGSITADELRRALGLE
- a CDS encoding alpha/beta fold hydrolase, whose protein sequence is MGVLSSRDDHPVPTRRPRRRARRPAHRLAHVRWPEAETVDDAGQGPRLGAMQELVEHRRTRYDWRRAEAVLDGFGQFRTELDGVGVHFLHTRSPEPDALPLLLCHGWPGSVLEFRDVIGPLTDPVAHGGSAEDAFHVVVPSMPGFGFSDRPTTTGWGVGRIAAAWAELMARLGYGDRFGAQGGDWGAAVVDRMGRDAPPGLVGMHLNLVPAIPTTDEVASATPEEQEMVASAARYSAELSAYAAAQATRPQTVGYLLADNPVGLAAWIYALFVDVSDTDGDPAAVLGADAILDDVMLYWLPNAGASSARLYWEAAREAPAAAGPNPTPLGVSVFPKEPVRASERWIAARYEKVVHHRRHDRGGHFAAMEQPAALVEDVRATFRGLR
- a CDS encoding RNA polymerase sigma factor; this translates as MTAGAAVAAVVADAHRREWAFVLAATVRVTRDLDLAEECVQDAYARALRVWGDDGVPRNPGAWLTTTARRRALDLLRREGTARRALPLLVEEEAVPDDEEDEVGDDRLRLVFTACHPALAREAQVALTLRLLCGCSTAEVARAFLVAEPTMAARITRAKKKIAAARIPYRVPPLAELGERVEAVCEVVHLLFTTGHAAPAGADLIRRDLVERALDLARMLHALLPRRPEVTGLLALILLTDARREARLHDDGSLVLLADQDRRRWDRAAITEGIALVREALGHRPPGRYALMAAIAAVHDEAPTADATDWREIVGLYDLLVALWPSPVVALNRAVAIGFADGPAAGLDALEPLAAEPQLAGYPYLAVARAEFLHRLGRTDDARLAYEEALLLTENAVERDRLARRLAQLGR
- a CDS encoding TetR family transcriptional regulator, with translation MTDGMPLRRDAERNRQRLLDAAARLVVERGHGVPLEDVATAAGVGIGTLYRRFPDRDALVRALFDRHVEAVAALAEAAVADDRHGDGVERFLTAVAEQQAGEGGLSQVLRSGPLGMELAARAQARITPSIEVLLGRAHAAGTIDPAIGPGDLVLVDLMVSGVQAAGSPDDGSWRRALALALAGLRPGTAPAGDSPDDEAVRRLQGRPRPRLPSGSAGA
- a CDS encoding YciI family protein, whose protein sequence is MAQYLVLIYNDEAALDAAREEDPRAVTAEHGRFAAQHGAALRGGNALEPSSTATSIRPDGAGGFTVTDAPFAEAKEGLGGYYVIEAADLDEAVDIAKQVPTLGGGVEVRPVMVLD
- a CDS encoding SAM-dependent methyltransferase, translating into MEQAGPDPEQANAARMYDYLLGGRQNFAVDRALADEAIRSSPGMVAAVWAFRAFLRRTVRHCVAAGIDQFLDLGSGVPTVGNVHEIVLRDAPHARVAYVDHEPVAVAHARDLLGAEHRVSVTHADLRDVAGVLSAPTVRDLLDFDRPVAVLMLAVLHFLPDADDPASVVAAYRRHLQPGSAMVLSHGSDDVDDPELAERVRAGQRVYAQSTHPTVLRSRAELTSWFADLELVEPGLVDVARWRPDLTGEQPESIGAYGGLGLVR